Proteins from one Ipomoea triloba cultivar NCNSP0323 chromosome 1, ASM357664v1 genomic window:
- the LOC115996830 gene encoding uncharacterized protein LOC115996830 isoform X2 yields the protein MDRSRSSSFTYLVIISILSLHYAVTDGSPGVYFLDGSAHQYVRPSSPDETASLSLPEVGAAVSVLLGFAPPATLSAESSFKLNEVLAPNPFDRPRTVLLLEVTGAEVSQFLDGAKEFLSGTHRRDILGNTNNADIQLPGDEEVSVLSLNEPLNLDSEAELSEEELSDFASWLGGSYVTVAGEPLTGELTIPLENEAELKFDLSKTAVKEFIRGLILLTYNSQKAKELHHDLSGSEKSIAELIIGRFNAIEAMKSNDGIENVAQAVRLSVHVISKIFDSLHGAYKGEIVGVIVCNPASEPMLNFVFDSRTSARWLEETKSVKNTTLAKEAEKLVRKTVAWTTGIMLIIATLLGIYFLLNMPLTRDTLLYSNVKLD from the exons ATGGATCGGAGCAGAAGTTCCTCTTTCACCTACCTAGTCATCATCTCTATTCTATCTCTCCACTACGCG GTTACCGATGGATCCCCGGGAGTTTACTTCCTCGATGGTTCGGCTCACCAATATGTTCGTCCGTCTTCGCCGGATGAG ACTGCTTCCTTGTCACTTCCAGAAGTAGGCGCTGCTGTGTCAGTCTTACTCGGTTTTGCACCTCCAGCTACCCTTTCAGCTGAAAGTTCATTTAAG TTAAATGAGGTGCTTGCACCTAATCCCTTTGATAGACCTCGCACTGTTCTTTTGCTAGAAGTCACCGGAGCTGAAG TGTCACAATTTTTGGATGGTGCAAAGGAGTTCTTAAGTGGCACCCATAGGAGAGACATTCTTGGCAATACTAATAATGCTGACATTCAACTTCCAG GTGATGAGGAagtatctgtgctctcactgaATGAGCCCTTGAATTTGGATTCAGAGGCTGAATTATCAGAGGAAGAACTAAGTGATTTT GCATCGTGGCTGGGTGGCTCATATGTTACTGTTGCTGGAGAACCATTGACGGGGGAACTGACTATCCCTTTGGAGAATGAAGCTGAATTAAAATTTGACTTGTCTAAA ACAGCAGTGAAAGAGTTTATAAGAGGCCTTATCTTACTCACCTACAATAGTCAAAAGGCAAAGGAGCTGCATCATGATTTGTCTGGAAGTGAAAAAAGTATAGCTGAGTTAATTATTGGAAGATTCAATGCCATTGAG GCAATGAAAAGCAATGATGGAATAGAAAATGTTGCACAAGCTGTTAGATTGTCTGTTCATGTAATTTCAAAGATATTTGATTCATTACATGGCGCATATAAAG GTGAAATTGTTGGAGTCATTGTCTGCAATCCAGCATCTGAGCCAATGCTGAACTTTGTCTTTGATTCGCGAACATCTGCACGCTGGCTGGAGGAAACAAAATCCGTAAAAAATACCACTCTTGCTAAAGAAGCTGAGAAATTGGTTAGAAAAACAGTAGCATGGACCACGGGGATCATGCTCATAATTGCAACTCTTTTAGGG ATTTACTTTCTTCTCAACATGCCTCTCACAAGGGACACACTTCTCTATTCTAATGTCAAGCTCGACTAA